One Cucumis sativus cultivar 9930 chromosome 1, Cucumber_9930_V3, whole genome shotgun sequence DNA segment encodes these proteins:
- the LOC101208943 gene encoding protein TIC 20-II, chloroplastic gives MASTSIPLLNLSAKTSIRAALFPHSSAIKSRHHSSLPFLPSKSPKFTPIRMSYNPTPATDRLISAVAYTLPFFNSLQYGRFLFAQYPALGFAFEPLLPILGLYRSIPHSSFVAFFALYLGVVRNPSFNHYVRFNSMQAVTLDVLLVVPLLIQRILSPGRSGIGFKIMVWSHNGLFVFSVLCFLYSVVSCLLGRTPHLPIVADAAGRQI, from the coding sequence ATGGCTTCCACTTCCATCCCCCTCCTCAATCTCTCCGCCAAAACCTCCATTAGAGCAGCTCTATTCCCTCACTCCTCCGCCATCAAATCTCGCCACCATTCTTCTCTCCCTTTTCTCCCCTCTAAGTCCCCAAAATTCACCCCCATTCGCATGTCCTACAACCCTACTCCAGCCACCGACCGCCTCATCTCCGCTGTTGCTTACACTCTCCCCTTCTTCAACTCCCTCCAGTACGGCCGCTTCCTCTTCGCCCAGTACCCAGCCCTCGGCTTCGCCTTCGAGCCGCTGCTCCCGATTCTAGGGCTTTATCGCTCGATCCCGCATTCCAGCTTCGTCGCGTTCTTCGCTTTATACTTGGGCGTGGTTCGAAACCCCAGTTTCAATCACTATGTGCGCTTCAATTCGATGCAAGCGGTGACTCTGGACGTGCTGCTGGTGGTGCCATTGTTGATACAGAGGATCCTGAGTCCGGGAAGAAGCGGGATAGGGTTCAAGATAATGGTTTGGAGCCATAATGGATTGTTTGTTTTCAGTGTTTTGTGCTTTCTATATAGTGTGGTTTCTTGTCTTCTCGGTCGAACCCCACACTTGCCCATTGTTGCTGATGCTGCTGGCAGGCAGATTTAG
- the LOC101208698 gene encoding endoribonuclease Dicer homolog 2 isoform X2 — protein sequence MHTDLSVGLYYGDMGVDFWDGAIWKREIEKHEVLVMTPAILLNGLRHSFFRLSMIKVLILDECHHARGKHPYACIMTEFYHQQLSLGKSDLPRIFGMTASPIKSKGGNSELNYWQYIQELESLLNSKVYTVSSESELANFVPISTPKFKFYIRKDIPYALYEQLANALKVLKSKHEQSLENSDLNPSNVEPTRKRISKAFLALMYCLDELGLWLTWKAAESLSWMEDDFSPWETLDIFGEAIVKSFCSDALKLLANPVKSGCSYGSIGDNLEADMAAGLMTPKVVCLIASLLEYRSIEDIRCIVFVERIVSAVALQTLLSLLLPKYTCWKTKYIAGSTSGLQTQSKKKQNEIVEEFRCGKVNIIVATSILEEGLDVQSCNLVIRFDPSSTVCSFIQSRGRARMKNSDYILMVKSGDSTTLSRLQRYLASGEIMRNESLCHASLPCVPFRSDYDEESYYVESTGAVVTLSSSVGLIYFYCSRLPSDCYFKPTPRWDKETCTLHLPKSSPLQTFSSKDDAKYSKQRACLEACKQLHKCGALTDNLVPQIVAEESVAQEIGNKPLDDEQPIYVPPEFVHCCPHNSSVVYHCYLIELKQNFHYDISAHNIVLAMRTELEFEVQSMCHDLDVDRGSFDVNFKYVGIIKLSPEQVLLSRQFQRTIFKVLLNHTWTNKLSENNEICLGDGPRVDYLLLPSTGGELISWEIVLSVLVSSQEYCVHRGISSSKDVSYDVPTKSGLVCICRLQNSVVYTPHNGHVYCITSVLSELNGNSLLKIRKNEMMAYKEYYKVRHGIDLRFEKQPLLRGKKIFPVHNYIKRFRKHKEQGESRNSLVELPPELCSIIMSPISVNTLYSYSFLPFIMHRLESMLIASNLKKLNSDHCMQNDIPTTKVLEAITTKKCQEKFNLESLETLGDSFLKYATGQHLFRTFQNDHEGLLTLKKDRIVSNAALRRRGCEHKISGFIRDEAFDPQNWDIPGDTHEVYQLREEVLFSGRKVYVQRKRKIKSKRIADVVEALIGAYLSTGGEKAAMQFLNRIGIEVNFDFVPYERPFRVDVHKLINVGHLESLLKYTFNDRSLLLEAMTHGSYMLPEIPRCYQRLEFLGDSVLDYAITVHLYNKYPGMTPELLTDMRSASVSNDCYSRTALKAQLHKSILHCSHDLHKHISSAVQNFETLSSEATYGWESEISFPKVLGDVIESLAGAIYVDSGYDKEIVFRSIRPLLEPLVSPETLKKHPRRELNELCQKENYKLKKTVTSRVNGRSYVTVEVEVNGRIFKHTEISLDRETGEKVASKEVLKSLKEAYPMLHK from the exons GTGTATACTGTTTCTAGTGAATCTGAGCTGGCTAATTTTGTGCCCATTTCAACTCCAAAGTTCAAATTCTATATTCGCAAGGACATTCCATATGCATTATATGAGCAATTAGCAAATGCATTGAAGGTTTTGAAATCAAAG CATGAACAATCCCTGGAGAATTCAGATCTCAATCCTTCAAATGTAGAACCAACTAGGAAACGGATATCAAAAGCTTTTTTGGCTTTGATGTATTGTTTAGATGAACTGGGTCTTTGGTTAACCTGGAAG GCTGCTGAGTCTTTATCATGGATGGAAGATGATTTTTCTCCATGGGAAACACTGGATATTTTTGGTGAGGCAATAGTGAAAAGTTTCTGTTCCGATGCCTTGAAGCTACTTGCTAACCCTGTAAAATCAG GATGTTCCTATGGGTCTATTGGTGACAATCTTGAGGCTGATATGGCTGCAGGTCTTATGACTCCAAAAGTTGTCTGTCTCATTGCATCCCTGCTTGAATACAG GTCTATTGAGGATATTAGATGTATAGTATTTGTCGAAAGAATTGTTTCTGCTGTGGCTCTTCAAACTCTACTGAGCTTATTGCTCCCAAAATACACTTGCTGGAAGACCAAATATATAGCTGGATCGACCTCTGGTTTGCAAACCCAGtcaaagaagaaacaaaatgaaattgtggAAGAGTTTCGTTGTGGCAAG GTCAACATCATTGTTGCAACCTCAATTCTTGAAGAGGGTTTGGATGTCCAAAGTTGCAATTTAGTTATAAGATTTGACCCGTCATCCACAGTATGTAGCTTCATACAATCAAGAGGTCGTGCAAGGATGAAAAATTCAGATTACATCTTGATGGTAAAGAG TGGGGATTCTACCACTCTCTCTCGACTTCAAAGATATCTTGCTAGTGGTGAAATTATGAGAAATGAATCTTTATGCCATGCTTCGCTTCCCTGTGTACCTTTTAGAAGTGATTATGATGAGGAATCCTATTATGTTGAAAGCACTGGTGCAGTTGTGACTCTAAGTTCCAGTGTTGGCTTGATATACTTCTATTGCTCTCGCTTGCCATCTGATTG TTATTTTAAGCCTACGCCAAGATGGGATAAGGAAACATGCACCTTGCATCTTCCAAAGAGCTCTCCTTTGCAGACCTTTTCCAGTAAAGATGATGCTAAATATTCCAAGCAACGCGCTTGTTTAGAAGCATGCAAACAACTTCATAAGTGTGGTGCTTTAACTGATAATCTTGTCCCCCAAATCGTTGCTGAGGAATCCGTGGCACAAGAGATCG GGAATAAACCACTTGATGATGAACAACCAATTTATGTTCCGCCAGAATTTGTGCATTGTTGTCCCCATAATTCCAGTGTAGTGTATCATTGCTACCTGATTGAATTAAAGCAGAACTTCCATTATGATATATCAGCACACAATATTGTGCTAGCCATGAGAACTGAGCTTGAATTTGAAGTCCAAAGCATGTGTCATGACTTGGACGTTGACAGAGGAAGCTTTGATGTGAATTTCAAGTATGTAGGCATTATTAAACTTAGCCCAGAGCAG gTTCTTTTATCTAGACAGTTCCAACGtacaattttcaaagttttgttGAACCATACTTGGACCAACAAGTTGAGTGAAAATAACGAGATTTGTTTGGGAGATGGTCCTAGAGTTGATTATCTTCTGCTCCCTTCAACTGGTGGTGAACTGATTAGCTGGGAGATTGTTCTGTCTGTATTGGTTTCATCCCAAGAATATTGTGTACATCGTGGTATTTCCTCATCCAAGGACGTTTCTTATGACGTACCGACCAAAAGCGGACTTGTTTGCATATGCAGACTCCAGAATTCTGTGGTGTATACTCCTCACAATGGTCATGTATATTGCATAACGAGTGTTTTGAGTGAACTGAATGGAAACTCATTACTCaagattagaaaaaatgaaatgatggcTTACAAGGAGTATTACAAAGTGCG TCACGGCATTGACTTGCGTTTTGAGAAACAGCCATTACTTCGTGGGAAAAAGATCTTTCCAGTGCATAACTACATCAAGAGATTTAGGAAACACAAGGAGCAGGGAG AATCAAGAAACTCATTAGTTGAACTGCCACCTGAACTTTGTTCTATAATAATGTCCCCCATATCTGTCAACACActttattcatattcatttcttccttttattatGCATCGACTTGAATCGATGCTAATAGCCAGCAACttgaaaaagttgaattcggatcattgcatgcaaaatgaTATTCCAACCACAAAg GTGTTGGAAgcaataacaacaaaaaaatgcCAAGAGAAATTTAATCTAGAATCCCTTGAGACCCTTGGTGATTCGTTTCTTAAATATGCGACCGGTCAACATCTTTTTAgaacttttcaaaatgatcATGAGGGCCTTCTTACTTTGAAGAAAGATAGGATAGTTTCTAATGCTGCTCTCCGTAGGCGTGGATGTGAACACAAAATTTCG GGTTTTATTCGAGATGAGGCTTTTGATCCTCAAAACTGGGATATTCCTGGTGATACACATGAAGTTTACCAATTAAGAGAGGAAGTCCTTTTCAGTGGGAGAAAAGTTTATGTtcagagaaaaagaaagataaagagTAAGAGGATAGCTGACGTTGTTGAGGCTCTAATTGGTGCCTATCTTAGCACTGGTGGAGAAAAGGCAGCGATGCAGTTTCTAAATCGGATTGGTATAGaagttaattttgattttgtaccCTATGAGAGACCTTTTAGAGTTGATGTGCATAAGCTCATTAATGTTGGACATTTAGAGTCCCTGCTAAAATACACATTCAACGATCGCTCATTGTTGTTAGAAGCAATGACTCATGGTTCATACATGCTTCCTGAGATTCCAAGATGTTATCAG CGACTGGAATTTCTTGGAGACTCAGTATTGGATTATGCAATTACTGTGcatttatataacaaatacCCGGGAATGACACCCGAATTGTTGACTGACATGAGGTCTGCATCTGTGAGCAATGATTGCTATTCACGAACTGCATTAAAGGCTCAGTTGCACAAAAGCATACTACATTGTTCTCATGACCTCCATAAACATATTAGTTCAGCcgttcaaaattttgagacgTTGTCTTCAGAAGCAACCTACGGATGGGAATCTGAGATTTCTTTTCCCAAG GTTCTTGGAGATGTTATTGAATCTTTAGCTGGAGCAATATACGTCGATTCTGGATACGATAAAGAAATAGTTTTTAGAAGTATAAGACCACTGTTAGAACCGTTAGTGTCGCCtgaaactttgaagaaacacCCAAGACGGGAGCTAAATGAGTTATGCCAAAAAGAGAATtacaaattgaagaaaactgTTACTTCTCGTGTGAATGGAAGATCATACGTTACAGTTGAGGTTGAAGTTAATGGGAGGATATTCAAACATACGGAAATCTCTTTGGATAGGGAGACAGGAGAGAAGGTTGCTTCCAAAGAAGTTCTCAAATCTCTAAAGGAGGCCTATCCTATGCTACATAAATAA
- the LOC101209186 gene encoding phosphoglycolate phosphatase 1B, chloroplastic → MLSRTSTAASHSLIVASSTNASKSFSNLNRNIPRFLGFNHFSPNLSDCSCSGYVSFGWNTSSNRKFNRSRMEGFAVRASAQPLQNADELIDSVETFIFDCDGVIWKGDKLIDGVPETLDMLRSKGKRLVFVTNNSTKSRKQYGKKFETLGLSVTEEEIFASSFAAAAYLKSIDFPKEKKIYVIGEEGILKELELAGYQYLGGPEDGGKKIELKPGFLMEHDEDVGAVVVGFDRYFNYYKVQYGTLCIRENPGCLFIATNRDAVTHLTDAQEWAGGGSMVGALCGSTQREPLVVGKPSTFMMDYLANKFGIQKSQICMVGDRLDTDILFGQNGGCKTLLVLSGVTSLSTLQSPNNSIQPDFYTNKISDFLSLKAATV, encoded by the exons ATGCTGAGCAGAACAAGCACAGCGGCTTCACATTCACTCATTGTTGCTTCTTCAACAAATGCATCCAAATCCTTTTCCAATTTGAACCGCAACATCCCCAGATTCTTGGGTTTCAACCATTTTTCTCCTAATTTATCCGATTGTTCCTGTTCTGGGTATGTGAGTTTTGGATGGAATACTAGCTCCAACAGGAAGTTTAACAGGTCTAGAATGGAGGGTTTTGCTGTTCGTGCTTCTGCTCAGCCACTTCAAAATGCTGATGAACTCATTGATTCAGTTGAGACCTTCATTTTCGATTGTGATG GGGTTATATGGAAAGGAGACAAGCTTATAGATGGAGTTCCAGAAACCCTTGATATGCTTCGATCAAAG gGAAAGCGATTAGTTTTTGTTACTAACAATTCAACAAAGTCCAGGAAGCAGTATGGCAAAAAGTTCGAAACACTTGGTCTTAGTGTCACCGAG GAAGAAATTTTTGCATCATCTTTTGCTGCCGCTGCATATTTGAAGTCCATTGATTTcccaaaagagaagaag ATATATGTGATTGGTGAGGAGGGCATTTTGAAAGAACTTGAACTCGCTGGATATCAGTACCTTGGTGGACCG GAGGATGGAGGTAAGAAGATAGAACTAAAGCCAGGCTTTCTGATGGAGCACGATGAGGAT GTGGGAGCTGTTGTGGTTGGATTTGATCGATACTTTAACTACTACAAAGTGCA GTATGGAACACTCTGCATAAGAGAAAATCCTGGTTGCCTCTTCATTGCAACTAATCGTGATGCTGTCACTCATCTGACAGATGCGCAAGAGTGGGCAG GTGGTGGTTCAATGGTTGGTGCTCTTTGCGGATCGACCCAACGTGAGCCATTAGTTGTTGGGAAGCCCTCAACTTTCATGATGGACTACTTAGCAAACAA GTTTGGGATTCAGAAGTCACAAATATGCATGGTTGGAGATAGATTAGATACCGATATTCTGTTTGGACAGAATGGTGGGTGCAAGACTCTTCTTGTTTTATCAg GTGTTACAAGCTTGTCAACACTTCAAAGTCCCAACAACTCCATTCAACCAGATTTCTACACCAACAAGATTTCAgatttcctctctctcaaagCTGCCACTGTGTGA